In Mauremys reevesii isolate NIE-2019 linkage group 16, ASM1616193v1, whole genome shotgun sequence, a single window of DNA contains:
- the LCAT gene encoding phosphatidylcholine-sterol acyltransferase isoform X2, with product MCHHKTEDYFTLWINLHMFLPLGVACWIDNTRVVYNRSTGKMSNAPGVQIRVPGFGKTYSVEYLDKSKLAGYLHTLVQNLVNNGYVRDQTVRAATYDWRIGPNQQPEYFQNLKALIEEMHDAYQKRVFLLGHSLGNLNILYFLLQQPQAWKDRFIAGFISLGAPWGGAVKSMLVLASGDNQGIPMVTSIKLREEQRMATTSPWMFPTNIAWPESHVFISTPSYNYTYRDYRRFFLDVNFEDGWYMWNDTKDLLKGLPPPGVETYCLYGTGLPTAETYIYDEHFPYEDPVDVVYGDGDDTVSTRSMKLCNRWAKQQEQRVHVMELPGVDHLNMVFNNQTLSYINEILLGSFQASAEEQGGKKTLFPPNPEPTRARKNLSGRRATKNPKMN from the exons ATGTGCCACCACAAAACCGAGGACTACTTCACCCTCTGGATAAACCTGCACATGTTCCTGCCGCTTGGCGTCGCCTGCTGGATCGACAACACCAG AGTGGTGTATAACCGCAGCACCGGCAAGATGTCCAACGCGCCTGGGGTGCAAATCCGCGTGCCCGGCTTTGGCAAGACCTACTCGGTGGAATACCTGGACAAGAGCAAGCTGGCAG GTTACCTACACACCCTGGTGCAGAACCTGGTGAACAATGGCTACGTGCGGGACCAGACGGTACGGGCTGCCACCTACGACTGGAGGATTGGACCCA ACCAGCAGCCTGAGTATTTCCAGAACCTGAAGGCGCTGATTGAGGAGATGCATGACGCCTACCAGAAACGGGTCTTCCTGCTCGGGCACAGCCTGGGCAACCTCAACATCCTCTActtcctgctgcagcagccccaggcCTGGAAAGATCGGTTCATCGCGGGCTTCATCTCCCTCGGTGCCCCCTGGGGCGGGGCCGTCAAGTCCATGCTCGTCCTGGCCTCCG GAGATAACCAGGGCATCCCGATGGTCACAAGCATCAAGCTGCGTGAGGAACAGCGCATGGCCACCACAAGCCCCTGGATGTTCCCGACCAACATAGCCTGGCCCGAATCACACGTCTTTATCTCCACGCCGTCCTACAACTACACGTACCGGGACTACCGGCGCTTCTTCCTCGATGTCAACTTTGAGGATGGCTGGTACATGTGGAACGACACCAAGGACCTGCTGAAGGGGCTGCCTCCTCCTGGCGTGGAGACCTACTGCCTCTACGGCACCGGCCTCCCAACAGCGGAGACTTACATCTATGATGAGCACTTCCCCTATGAGGACCCCGTGGACGTGGTCTATGGGGACGGGGATGACACCGTCAGCACCCGCAGCATGAAGCTGTGCAACCGATGGGccaagcagcaggagcagcgaGTGCATGTGATGGAGCTGCCGGGAGTGGATCACCTCAATATGGTTTTCAACAACCAAACACTGAGCTACATCAACGAGATTCTGCTGGGCAGCTTCCAGGCCAGTGCGGAAGAGCAGGGAGGGAAAAAGACCCTCTTCCCACCCAACCCGGAGCCAACACGGGCCAGGAAGAACCTCTCTGGTCGGAGGGCCACTAAGAACCCCAAAATGAACTGA